GCGAGTGGGCTTGTGACATTTCCTCGGGGAGCAGCCTGGTTAAATAATACTTTCTGCTGGCCGCGCTGGCAATTTGGAGCATTTTAGCTGAAGGAGAGTTGCTGATGTTGGCGTTTTCCCGGTTGGTTTCCTCCAGAATTTCCTCCACAGCGTCCATCAAATCGCCCTTGGCCTCCCGGATGCGCGTGCGCCTGGCCCGGTATAGTATGTAGGCTTTCGCGGTACGCGCGTGGCCTGCTTCAATTAATACTTTCTCCACAATATCCTGTACATCTTCCACTCCGAAAGTTTTGCCGTTATATTGCTTCTTTAGCAGTTTTAATACTTCAATGGTCAGTTCCATAGCGGTCTGACGGTCTTCACCGCCAACTGCCCGCGCGGCTTTGAAGATGGCGTCCGTAATCTTTGTTTCGTCAAACGGAACCTCCCGGCCGTCACGCTTCTGGACAGTTTTAAACATAGTTTGCTGGTCCTCCTTTTAGCTGTTACCTTTTTTATTAAGAAGATTCTTCAACTCTTCCATAAAACTTTCTGCATCCCTGAACTCACGGTAGACTGAGGCAAAGCGGACATACGCCACCTCATCAAGGCCGCGCAAGCTGTCCATCACCAATTCACCTATATATGTGCTTTTTGCTTCCGTCTCCATAGTGTTGCGCAGTTCCCTTTCAATACCTTCGACGATAGTTTCAAGCTTTTCAGTGGAAACCGGCCTCTTCTGGCAGGCTTTTAGCAAGCCCTGCAGCAGCTTCTGCCGGTTAAAAGCCTCCCGTCGTCCATCCTTTTTCACCACCTGCAGCGGAAGCTCGTCTACTCTTTCATAAGTTGTAAATCGCTTCCCACAGCTGCCGCATTCCCTGCGCCGGCGGATTGAATGCCCCTCCACGGTAGGCCGGGAATCAAGCACCCTGCTGTCACCGAACCCACAATACGGACACCTCATATTTTTTCACCTGACCATTACCGCCTGCGGACGATTTTACCCGTTTAATCAAGGTTCACCCTACTTATCCACAGGATATTGTATATTCAATGCTAACATTGTACAATATCTTGATTAAGAACACAAAAAGACTGTATCCGGTAAAAAACAAAGAAAGAGACATTTAAGTCTCTCTATCGCTTTAAAGGTAAAATTTTCACATAAAATGGTATGGATTATAATAATTAAAATAATATCCGCTAGGTGTCCGGTTTGTCAAAATTATAGTTTGGAGCTGTTCATGTTATACCTCTAAAAGTATTAACTTCCACCAGTATAACATCCATTCCAATTTTTTTTATCTTATCCCATGGAACGATAATTTCCTCTTCTTTACCGAGGAAACCCAAGAATCTCCCCCCATTTAACCCGGGCAGGATAATCGCATCGATCCTGCCTTCCTCCAAATCAATATCAATATCTTTGATCACGCCAAGCCGCCGCCCGTCCACTATATTAATAACCTCACGCATCCGTAATTCAGAAATTTTAACCATACCGGCACCTCCCTCTATATTTATATGTGCAAGTGCCGCAGCGCTGACCAAAAAATTTAGGCAGCTTTAATAAAGCCGCCTAAAAAATTCTTTTTAAATAATAACCGGGAACTAATCACATGAATTTACGCATATGGTTTAATGCCGCCTTTTCAAGCCGTGACACCTGCGCCTGTGATATACCGATTTCCTCGGCCACCTCCATTTGAGTCTTCCCTTCATAAAACCTTAAGGTGAGAATTAATTTTTCGCGGTTGCTTAATTTCCTAAGAGCATCCTTAATGGTTATGTCCTCAAGCCAGCTCTGATCCATATTTTTCTCATCGTGAATCTGATCCATCACAAAAATAGTGTCGCCACCGTCGTGATAAACCGGTTCGAAAAGGGATACCGGCTCCTGAATAGCATCAAGCGCAAAAACAATCTCCTCACGGGGCATCTTTAACTCACCGGCAATTTCGTTGATAGAAGGTTCCCTGGAGTACTTGTTTACCAGCGCGTCGCGCACCTGAAGCGCCTTGTAGGCCACATCACGCAATGATCGACTAACCCGGATTGGGTTGTTGTCGCGCAGGTAGCGGCGTATTTCCCCAATAATCATAGGCACAGCATAGGTAGAAAATTTCACATTCTGAGACAGGTCAAAATTGTCAATGGCTTTCATCAAACCGATGCAACCTACTTGAAATAAATCATCAACGTATTCTCCCCTGTTATTGAAGCGCTGGATCACACTAAGCACAAGCCGTAGGTTCCCATTGATCAACTGAGTACGCGCGGAAATCTCACCTTTATGCATAGACTCAAACAATTTCCTCATTTGACTTCCTGTTAGCACCGGGAGCTTCGATGTATTGACCCCGCAGATCTCTACCTTGTTGACCAGCATGGACATCCTCCCATTCCAGGTATTGTCGGGAACGAAGCAACAAAGTCCTGTCCTCGTACATTATTACCACGGAATTACCGGAATATACATTGACGTCCTGTTGGTTTATAATCTAAGGATTCTTACTCCATACGGTGAATCTCCTTCTTTAACCTTTTAATAATTCTTTTTTCCAGCCTGGAAATATAAGATTGAGATATACCTAACAGGTCAGCTACTTCTTTTTGAGTTTTTTCCATTCCGTTATTTAAACCGAAACGCAGTTCCATAATCTTGCGTTCACGTCCCGAAAGCCTTTGCAGAGCCAGGTAGAGGAGCTTCTTATCCACTTCATCTTCTATATACTTATAAATAATATCGTTTTCCGTGCCCAGAACATCCGACAGCAGCAGCTCATTGCCATCCCAATCAATGTTCAGCGGTTCATCAAAAGAAACCTCTGTGCGAGTCTTGTTATTCCTTCTCAGGTACATCAAAATCTCGTTCTCAATACAACGGGACGCGTAAGTGGCAAGTTTAATCTTTTTCGCCGGATCAAAAGTGTTAACGGCTTTGATCAAACCAATTGTTCCTATAGAAACCAGGTCTTCAATACCGACTCCTGTGTTTTCAAATTTACGCGCGATGTAAACAACCAACCGCAAGTTCCTTTCGATCAGCACGCTTCTTACCGC
Above is a window of Pelotomaculum isophthalicicum JI DNA encoding:
- the nrdR gene encoding transcriptional regulator NrdR — encoded protein: MRCPYCGFGDSRVLDSRPTVEGHSIRRRRECGSCGKRFTTYERVDELPLQVVKKDGRREAFNRQKLLQGLLKACQKRPVSTEKLETIVEGIERELRNTMETEAKSTYIGELVMDSLRGLDEVAYVRFASVYREFRDAESFMEELKNLLNKKGNS
- a CDS encoding YlmC/YmxH family sporulation protein → MVKISELRMREVINIVDGRRLGVIKDIDIDLEEGRIDAIILPGLNGGRFLGFLGKEEEIIVPWDKIKKIGMDVILVEVNTFRGIT
- the sigG gene encoding RNA polymerase sporulation sigma factor SigG, translating into MLVNKVEICGVNTSKLPVLTGSQMRKLFESMHKGEISARTQLINGNLRLVLSVIQRFNNRGEYVDDLFQVGCIGLMKAIDNFDLSQNVKFSTYAVPMIIGEIRRYLRDNNPIRVSRSLRDVAYKALQVRDALVNKYSREPSINEIAGELKMPREEIVFALDAIQEPVSLFEPVYHDGGDTIFVMDQIHDEKNMDQSWLEDITIKDALRKLSNREKLILTLRFYEGKTQMEVAEEIGISQAQVSRLEKAALNHMRKFM
- the sigE gene encoding RNA polymerase sporulation sigma factor SigE codes for the protein MWYVRLALLRFLLRVGYRPRIYYVGSSEALPPPLTMDEESFLINRLESGDAAVRSVLIERNLRLVVYIARKFENTGVGIEDLVSIGTIGLIKAVNTFDPAKKIKLATYASRCIENEILMYLRRNNKTRTEVSFDEPLNIDWDGNELLLSDVLGTENDIIYKYIEDEVDKKLLYLALQRLSGRERKIMELRFGLNNGMEKTQKEVADLLGISQSYISRLEKRIIKRLKKEIHRME